The sequence accagtaggctagacaagggagatgcaatggatgttgtatatttggattttcagaaggcctttgacaaggtgccacacgaggctacttaacaagataagagcccatggaattacgggaaagttacatacatggatagagcgttggctgattggcaggaaacagagagtgggaataaagggatcctattctggttggctgccggttaccagtggtgttccgcagggatcagtgttgtggccgcttctttttacattgtacatcaatgatttggattatggaatagatggctttgtggctaagtttgctgacgatacgaagataggtggaggtgccggtagtgctgaggaaacggagagtctgcagagagtcttggatagattggaagaatgagcagagaagtggcaaatgaaatacaatgttggaaagtgtatggttatgcactttggcagaaaaagtaaacgggcagaccattatttaaatggggaaagaattcaaagttctgagatgcaacgggacttgggagtcctcatacaggatacccttaaagttaacctccaggttgagtcggtagtgaagaaggcgaatgcaatgttagcattcatttctagaggaataaagtataggagcagggatgtgatgttgaggctctataaggtgctggtgagacctcacttggagtactgtaggcagttttggtctccttatttaagaaaggatgtgctgacgttggagagggtacagagaagattcactagaatgattccgggaatgagagggttaacacatgatgaacgtttgtccgctcttggactgtattccttggagtttagaagaatgaggggagacctcatagaaacatttcgaatgttaaaaggcatgtacagagtggatgtggcaaagttgtttcccatgatgggggagtctagtacgagagagcatgacttaaggactgaagggcgccctttcagaacagaaatgcgaagaaatttttttagtcagagggtggtgaatctatggaatttgttgccacaggcagcagtggaggccaagtcattgggtgtgtttaaggcagagattgataggtatctgagtagccagggcatcaaaggttatggtgagaaggcaggggagtgggactaaataggagaaaatggatcagctcatgataaaatggcggagcagactcgatgggccgaatggcctacttctgctcctttgtcttatggtcttatggtcttgtgttccTGGAGCTGGAAGCAGCACATGGAACACTTTTGCCAGTTACATGAACTTCCCTGTTATCCAATCTGCAATGACAAAGGAACCGATTTCATTCTGGGTGAGCTGCTGCTGTCTGTGtcagataaataaaataatatgtGGAGCAATGCGGTACAAGAACCGAGGGTTAGAATTTCCTTTGAGCAATTTGATTGGCAGCTTGATGACAATGTCCCCCTGTCCTCAGACCGGACAGACAGGACTCATCTGCTGAGCTCATATGGGtgcaactgaggaataagaacTGGACGACCACATTAATGATTCAGTGATACctgcaacatcatacttgccaatccacaactgtgttgcaagttcattgaccttattccgtatactgcacacattccaATATAACGCCTTTTGTCCTGAAGTCACCattttcgattttgtccgccttttaggTTGCAACCCATCCTGTTAACTGCAATTTTCTGCTGTCATCAGCATCTTCTTGcgaggagtctcactacacattgcctctgtttgtaaaccaattaCCTCTTCAACATCACTACAATTCGCATCACCCTGCCAAACTAATTTAAACCCACCCAAACAATTCCAGCCaacctgtctgcaaggatatGGAACCTCCAGGTTCAGGTATAAACTGTCCCTTTTATACAGGTAATACCTTTCTTGAAGAGATCTCaataatccataaatctgaacccctgcctcctgcaccagttcctcagccatgcttTCAGCAGCTAACTCATCctcttcttaccctcactggcacatggcacagattGCAACCCATAGATTACTGTTTCTCCGCTTTCTACCTAGTTctttaaaatctctcttcaggaccttctctcTTTGTCTACCTATTTCTTTagtgcctatatatatatatatcaagactactcaccctcacccttgagaatgccatgggcacgatccaagacatccataatcctggcatcagggaggcaaTTTACtatccgggtgtctctatcatgaccacagaacctcatttctgttcctctcactaaGGAATCTCTGTCAACACAGtagtcctcttcatctctctgctgttctgagccacagcatcagctcagtgccagagatctggtcaCTGTTGCTCCGCCCATTAGGTTATCCCGTTCAAACAGTATCTAAAGTTATataattattattgaggggatCGGCCACAGGTATATTCTGCATTGGCTGTGCATTTCTCCTCCATCTGACAGGCATTAGATAGACAGAGACTGTTTAGAGATGGTCTGGATCCCTTATCGTGTCGTAGGTCACATCCAATAAAgcttatagattttttttcaaagaggctaccaggaaagttgatgaaggatgTAGTCTAAATGGACTCTAGTAAGACCTTCACCAAGACCTCTCATGGGAGTTTGGTCAGaaagattcagtcacttggcattcaggataccagcaaacttactaacccccccttctacttcatcatccaggtcacttataaaaatcacaaagaggaggggtcccagaacagatccctgccaaacaccactggtcaccaacctccatgcagaatactaaaaatctacaaccaccctttgcctctgtgggcaagccaattctggatccacaaagcaaggtgaccttggatcccatgcctccttactttctgaataagcatcACATGGGGAGCCTTaccaaataccttactaaaatctatatacactacacccactgctctaccttcatctatgtgttttgttacatcctcaaagatggGTGAAATTGAAAACAGAATTGAAAGTACCCATTTCAAatctacttcctattcccattccgacatatcagtccatggcctcctctaatgttGTGATgagccacattcaggttgaaggagcaacactttatattccatctgggtagcctccaacctgagggcataaacattaatttcttgaacttctggtaattgccccccccccactaaccccatttccatttccctctctcacttacctgcccatcacctccccctggcccttaatctctttcatcaatcaatttccaagctctttactgcacttcttcccctctccccgtttcacctatcacctaccatcttgttcttcttcctctcttccgaccttcttactctgacttctcttgaagagtcttggccggcaacatcaactgttttatattttatatagatgctgcctggcctgctaacttgcttcagcattttgtttgtgttgcttcaaATTTCGATGTCActgccctgtctacctgtggcACCATTTTCAGGGAAATGTTGATAATGTATTTTCCCCGCACTTCTTGTGTTTCCGAAATTACTCATTTTGCCCACGtccgttaaattccatctgctgctcTTTGGCCAAACTTCCCAAGTGATGTGGATCTTGTCGTAATCTCAGACAACTTTCTCCACTGTCTGCTATACCACCAGCATTGTTATCTTCCACAAATTGATTATATTCTCATGCAAATCATTAATATAATTACAAGAAGCAGGAGACCTCTTAGTCACCAGTGGTTGCCGCCCTCTAATTAGAAAAGCAACCACCCTCTTACATATACCATCAAGCTGATTTTATATTCATTCGGCTCGTTCACAATGGATCCCTTGAGATCTCCTGACGACTTCATTCTCCAACCTAATAAACATGTTTTTTTCTTTCAGTGGGAAATGGCCGGTGTTCTATCCAACCTGTATTACAACGCCAAGGATGTGAAGGACCTGGTGTCTGCCTATAAACGTGAAGGACAGAAGGGTTTTCAATTGGCCATCGAGAGAAAATCCAAGCAGTTCAAAAATGTACAGATCCGGATTGCGGTGATGGGTGAAGGTGGTTCAGGCAAATCGACCCTGATCAATGCTCTGCTTGACTTGGATGAGAATGAGGAAGGGGCTGCCCCAACTGGCAGCACAGAGACCACCATGGAAATAACACCTTACGCCCACCCCACCCTTCCTAATGTTCAGTACTATGACTTCCCCGGGTTCCATACACCAAAGTTTCCGATGAAAAAGTTCATGAAGAAAACCAACTTTTCCGAGTATGATTTGGGCATCATTGTCACTGATTCTCGGTTCACGGAGAATGACAAGTTACTGGCTGAAGCACTGAAGAAGGCGGGCAAACCTTTCTACCTGGTGCGCTCTAAGATCGACGATACTATCAGGGCAGAAAGCCACAAAAGGGGTTACAACCAGGAGAATATGTATCGGAAAACGAGAGAATATTGCGTCTCCTCACTGCAGGCAGCAGGGATAGAGAAACCTACCGTTTTTCTCTATTCTGCACGTAACCTTAATGAGTTTGATTTTCCTGAATTAAGGGAGGCTGTGGTATCCAATCTCTCGGAGACACAGAAGAATCTGTTCATCACAGCACTCCCCAACACATGTGAAGCTGCTATAGAGCGAAAACATAAGGCTCTGCGGCCATTCATCCAGATGTTGTCCGCCGTATCGGGGGGTATCGGTGCAGTTCCCATTCCGGGTTTGTCTCTTGCCTGTGACCTGACGCTCATTATCTCCGGTATCGTGTTCATGCGGAAGAACCTTGGTCTGGATGAGGCATCCCTCCGCAGACTGGCCCAAAGGGTGGGGACCAGTGTCGCGGATCTGCGGAGAGGTACAGAGCACAACTGGGTGTTCGGAGAGATCACACGTGAGCAGGTCCTGCTGTTGATCCAGGCAAGCACCGTGGCACTGACACTGACAACTGCCGAGCTCTTCCTTCACTTTGTCCCCATTCTGGGCTCTGTCTTTGGGGCAACATCATCCTTTGCCGTGACTCTCATGATGCTGAACAATTCGCTGGATGCAATGGTGGAGACAGCTAAAATTGTCCTGAAAAATACCAAGGCAGCCGCTTCCTCTGAAGGCATAGGTAACTGAGGGCTGTTGTCAGCGCGCCCCTCTTACTCTATCCCGGAGGGATTGCCAAATCATCCTGATATCTATCACCCGAAATCAATGTCTTTCTGGCACCCCATCCCCATctggacaagagattctgcagatccttgAAATCATGGGCAACACacagcaggaactcagcaggtcaggcagcatcagcggaggggaataaacaatccatGAGGACTCCTGTTAATCCTTGCACCGCTTGAGTCCAAGTGTTTCCCGTTACCCCTATAACAAGGGCGATCTCTGTTACCATCATTTCCGGGAGTTGTTTCTCCATTTTCACTGCCTGACCCAGTGAACCACCCACCTCTTCctggtttatttcagatttccagcatctgcagcattttgcatCAGAATGCCTCACAATTTAATTTAGATTCAGTCATCCTCGTGTAGATGTTTAatgtcacaaacacgagaaactctgcatatgctgaaaatccaaagcaacacacacaaaatgctggaggaactcaacaggccaggcaacatcgatggaaaagaataaacagttgatgtttcggacagtgacacttcatcagaactgaaggtTCTCGTGGTCCACCTACCAATGACCAGTTCCAGCAACAGCAGGATGGCAATGATTACCTCCTTCCCCCTATTCAGTGCCATGTCCAGCAAGGTATGGATTCATGTCAGTGTTCCCAGCTTCAATGTCGAATCGTTCAGCTCAATGAATTTAATTTCCTCAGCCCTGCTGGAATTTAAACTCAGTCTCCCGTGTTACTGAGTCTAAGTATCGATGCAGTAGCTAAATCTGACAAGTAGTGTGCACACACATTTCATCATAGTCCAGCTTAATGTTTGTTTTCTTCTTCTGTACTATTCCAATGTACTTTTGAATTGTGATTAAAAGATCTGACAGAAGCAAGCAACTGCCTCTCGGTCAGTGCTCATTCTTTGTGAACAGCGATGAATTCCATTCACCTTCACGAATCCCGGTCTCCAGTGCAACCAGGTGACTCAGTGTATCGGGGAGAGAGGGCAGGTAAAACAACACAGGGGTTTTACTGAACAGCTGGTGGCAGGATTACTGACCCAAAATACAATACatagtcatacagtcatagataCAAAGAGTAGCAGAGCAtaaaaacaggctcttcggcacatctagtccttgctgaagTCGTTATTCTGTCTGGCCACATCGACCAGTACCGAGAACATAGCCAACCatgctctcccatccatgtacatatccaaatcactcttaaatgttgaaagcaaATCTAAATCCATTACTTCCACATTTAACCGTATTACCTCTAGTACGGGTTCCACCCAACTTCAGGGAAATAAGGTGGCTTGCGTTTACCCTAACTGTACTCCTCACTTGGTACTCATTGACTCAGTGAGGGCTGGATGTTCTGAACGTTACTGCTATTGTACAGAGCCTTTAATCAGTAATGAGGTCCCTCACTCTGCTGGATATCACAATACACACAACGGACACTCacggtggggggatctcattttcTGGAAGGATTCAATCATTCTGCTGAAGGATTGATGAACCTCATCCTCTCCAATCCAGtagctgtaaatctgtctagtATCAGGGAAATCCAAACAGAACTGGAGCCTCCACAAGACACGGTGGACCATCAGCAGCAGAAATATTACCCTGCACAACATATAAACTCAGGGTTGGAGTGTCAGTTATTCATCATTAGAGTTGAGCCAGATCATCACAGCCCAGTGTGTCCATCACACTCAATTACAGTCGAGGTATTTGACCAACCTGGGCCAGTGAAGCACCAACCTCAAACAGTTGCCACAGAGATTGTCTGTGAACCACACATTAATGAAACAGCAAGGGCACAGTCCTTAACCAATGAGATAAAAGCTCTGAATTCCCAACACAACTGGGGTTGACCAATTGCAGTAACGATATTCTCGGGACAACACTCCAGTGTTCCTCGGGTCAGCGTTCACAGTGTAAACTTCATCACTGATTCATCAAAGTCCTTCCTTCCTTCAGAAGGTCGGATGTTGAACTAACCACGGACACTCATTCCCATTCACATCTTCTGGGCAAACGCGGCATTGCCTACCAGCAATAACAAGATGTATTCAATATCCAGACACAGGCTGCAGAACCTGGAGAAAGACACTCAGTCTCTTGCTTCTGGACCATCATTCAGAAACATCATGACTGATTGTTAAACTCAGTGACAGCACTAATATCTTACCCTTGCcatttgaactccatctgccattcctccacccatatctgcaactgatctatatcgtaCTGcactctttgccagtcttctacacaatCCAGACCGCCACCAATCTCGGTATCATCCGTAAATTGACTTACCCACCCATCCATATTATCATCCTGGTCATTTGTATATATCATAAACAAAAGAGGCCCCAGcgccgatccctgcagaacaccagtaaTTACAGAAcaccagctcaaataagtcccttaagaccataagacataggagcagagttaggcaattcagcccattgagtctgctccactattccatcatggctgatcttggatTCCACACAACCCCAAACACCTGTGgctgtaaagggagtagagaaggggaTTCAGAATTcaaccctggggggcacctgtgttgacagtcagaggggcagaggagaGGGAATCCATCCTTACCATCTGTTGGCGATccgataggaagtctaggatccagcggCCGAAGGTGGGGTGTAGGCCGAGGTGTTTGAGATTCCTGTCAAGtccggagggaattatggtgttgaatactgaactgtagtccaagaacagcattctaacgTATGCAACCCGTTCGGGTTTAAGTTTATTGTCGTAAACCATACACACGTACAGTACACAGATCAAAGAAACAAAACATACAAAACTTAATAACTACAGCTGTAAAGCTCTGCTATATTGGCTCGCATATATCTCGGGGAAATCCCTCCAACCGCCCGCCTGGACGCCTCCAGTTGGGTCGGTTGCCGTACCACTGCCCCCCAGATCAgttccaaacatcaatcatcagccagcacacacaatACGTTTTagcaagtacactttatagatattactaattctatgaaattaaaatgaattcgatacagaaaaaggaatggaaaaaggCGCCAGATTTATCAGAGTTCTTTGTGtataagttggagctcaggaaGTTCTTCTGGACCACCCGGACCCCGTCGACgcgcggctcgggaccacccagagTGATGGACCTGAGTCcttccgcacgtccgccgtcctccccgtctctcctccgactccccgtcaaaaacccccgttcccagtcatatgagacagcattaacCACCCCAAGAAATAATAACATGGACatccattggctaatagcaccctgcgatctgtattaacccaagcaaatgccTAGCTAGAgaatttctcagcatttaacataacatagaagccatttaaaatttaacatacaaagaagaaaccccgtagactctccccccaccaaatgaAAGTCATGCCTTCATGACATTAACAGAGTTCACCATtgctccttgtaaaacacaaaacctaacccaggtgcataaagcagtgacataacttcccagggcagtagagatcacaccctgttctcccgGCGCTGTATAGGTCAtccccggtgggggggggggggggggagctgccTACTTCTCCGAGACCTCTGTACTTTCTCTGCTGACGCTTCCGGTTCAGAAACCGCAGGTGACACCCCAGGCCTACCTGTCGGACCCTCCCCATCACCATCATCGGGACCCCTCGGCACCTGTGAGCCCTCTGCCTCGGGTTCTGGTTCCACCCTCTCTTCCCCCAATGCCGGCTGTATTACAGGCGGCTgtgcaacaccctccctcctctcccctaacTCAGTGAGGGAAGGGTCAGGAGCCTCTTCTCCTGGCACCGGGAAATCAGCGAACGGAAACAGGTACCACACGTCCGAATCATCATCTTCCGATGAAGTATCCCTTTCCGGGTTGGGGACCGGCCCCGTCTCCTTCGCAGCGGGCTCTTCCCGCGCCCCGCGCCCTCTCATAGTCCTCGTACTAGGcgtaaactcccattcgggctctgggtccatcttcacctctcgacccagaggcaacaggtggttccgatggagtaccttgacaggcccctgccCGTCCTCgggtctcacccggtaaaccgggagattcggcatctgactctccaccacatagggggtggctgcccaacagtccgccaacttgtgcttacccggtagtcctaaattccggataaggactcggtctcccggcaatagctggacgaactttacTTTCTGATCATATCTCTTCTTATTCCGCTGATTCAGCTTGGCTACCGCCGCCTCAGgcaactcgtacgcccttttcaactctctcctcatatcgggcACATATTTCAGATATAGCTTCGAAGGTATTTcccccgcttcagtcccaaaacacaggtCAATGGACAACCTCGCTTCCCGACCGAACATCAAATAATAGGGCGAGTACCCCGAGCgtcattgcgagtacaattgtaacagtgaaccaaatgggcgatgtgctgactccacttactcttctgtccgATCTCCAAAGTGCCGAGCATAtccagcagggtccggttaaacctctcgggctgaggatcaccctgcgggcGATAGGGGGTCGTCCTGGATTTCTCAAAGTCTTGTCCCTGATCACCTTATAGGggggaggccataatgaacaaagtactgtacttctcccataacaccttcgccactgcagtcgctttctggtccttagtaggaaaagcctgcgcgtatctagtgtagtgatccgtgatgtCTAAGACATTGGCGGtattgctggtgtctggctcaatagacaggaaatccatacataccaggtccatgggtcccgcactctgcaagtgggacagagGAGCCGCCTGCGCAGGCAAGGTCTTCCTCCTGATGCAAAGACTGCAGGTCTTACAATATTCTtcaacctcccccctcatccggagccagtaaaaccggtccttgagtaatccataggtcttttctaCCCCCAtgtgcccggaatcatcatgtagtgCTTGGAGCATGGTGTTCCGATGtttctcaggcatgaccagctgccagctCCGGGGGTGTTCCGGGggcgacgtgacccggtacaagacttggttcttcagcttcaaccgaggCCACTCTTTCAGTAGCAGGGGCACGGAAGCGTGCTTCGCCTTCTGAACCTGAGCCATATCCCCCTGTCTAACCGCGTATCAGATAGTGCCCTTGCTCGGGTCATCCCACTGAGCCGCCCCCACATCCTGGGGGCTtaactccggcagctgcctgctcctcagagcagtcaaattacagtaaacagtAGGTAGCGCATCATCATcagcccccaattgatccactgcccgATCCGGCCCCATCGGGGCTCCCGCTTCCACGTCACTCGCaaattgacacatggccttcactgccggggcagggacactctcccactcctcagTCGTGCCCGACTCGTCATGCGCCCGACGAGATAGAGCATCTGCATCGTAGTTCCGATtgcccggccggtacttcaggctgaactcatagacAGACAAGGCCGCTAACCACCGATGCCCAGTAGCGTCCAGctttgccgaggtcaggatataagtgaaagggttgttgtcagatctcacctcaaacttggccccgtataGATTGTCGCTCAACTTGTCCAcgaccgcccatttcaacgccaagaactccagcttgtgagtgggatagtttctatCAGATGGCGACAAGCTTCGGCTGACAAACGCCACTGGCCTCAATCCATtgccctgttcctggtacagaacAGCCCCCAGACCCTCGGGACTGGCATCAGTCTGTAGCACGTACGgcttccggggatcagcaaaAGCCAACACCTATGTCAGCGCCCTTATtagagattggaacgcctcctcacattgagcatcTCACCTCGGTCCAAAAGGCTCCCCCGTgttcaagtatcctcctacctccAGCCCTCGGTCTCCCTGCTTTTTCTTCCCCACAGGTGGATAACTACACAacagctggttcaatggatgactcattttcGCATATCCGTTCACGAATCGCCGGTAGTACCCACAGAACCCCCAAAACGAGCgtaaggcgctcaccttctgGGGTCTCAGCCGGGTGGTCACTGCGGCTATCTTAGCCGGATCAGTGGCCACTCCATTTGGCTAGATTATGTGTCCGACATACCTGACCAACGTCTTACAGAACTAACATTTATCcggggaaagttttaacccttcctccttcagccgactcagcaccttcagcagccgctcctcatgttcctccatcgtagatccaaacactaccaggtcgtccaggtacaccaatacctccagcaggttcatgtcccccactgtcctctccaggAGCCGCTGGAATGTGGCTGGGGCCCCCGATATGCCTTGGGGCGTTCGTTCGAACTGGAAAAATACCAGGGGGCAGCTAAAGGCCGTCTTCTCCTTATCGGTCACAttcatcggaatctggtaatacccactccgcaaatccaatacactgaaccactgtgcaccactcagacaggccaaggcatcttccaccctcgggaccgtatattggtcgggaacagtgtggcggttcagggtcctgtagtccacgcacatgcgtaccttcccatttttcttcctagccaccactatgggggacgcataggggctccGGGACTCCCCGATAATCCCTGCATCCTTCAACTGCCGCAAAtgctgccgcacatcttccacatcgGCTGGGGCCAGCCGCCTCGACCTTTCTCTAAACGGGCTGTCATTTGTCACCCGAATAGTGTGCCGAGTGCTCTAGGAAcatcccacatcaaactcgccctgagaaaagacatcccctagtttcagcatcttctccaccagccttctCTTATACTCCGGCGGTACAAGGGAGTCTttaaaattaaaggcctccttGGTCAGCCGCCCCGcgttctccaatagttttcctccagtgggcttcacgggggcgctggacatcaccgtcactgggaacaagtgcgcgaggggtatcccgcgcttaaaggtgatctcccgctccgttatgttccttaccatcacccccatccggcgtgcctgtacagctgagggcctctgcaattcaggtctcaccagtggcCCAGCCGGGAAGCGGGACTCTCCTTCAAGATCTTCTGGGGTGTCTACGAGCAGGGCCTCGCCCGCCGGTActccggggaatctgggggtccccatcactgatgccacctcccctggccgtatc comes from Mobula hypostoma chromosome 8, sMobHyp1.1, whole genome shotgun sequence and encodes:
- the LOC134350041 gene encoding interferon-inducible GTPase 5-like, which codes for MAGVLSNLYYNAKDVKDLVSAYKREGQKGFQLAIERKSKQFKNVQIRIAVMGEGGSGKSTLINALLDLDENEEGAAPTGSTETTMEITPYAHPTLPNVQYYDFPGFHTPKFPMKKFMKKTNFSEYDLGIIVTDSRFTENDKLLAEALKKAGKPFYLVRSKIDDTIRAESHKRGYNQENMYRKTREYCVSSLQAAGIEKPTVFLYSARNLNEFDFPELREAVVSNLSETQKNLFITALPNTCEAAIERKHKALRPFIQMLSAVSGGIGAVPIPGLSLACDLTLIISGIVFMRKNLGLDEASLRRLAQRVGTSVADLRRGTEHNWVFGEITREQVLLLIQASTVALTLTTAELFLHFVPILGSVFGATSSFAVTLMMLNNSLDAMVETAKIVLKNTKAAASSEGIGN